A stretch of Desulfobacter hydrogenophilus DNA encodes these proteins:
- a CDS encoding ParA family protein, whose amino-acid sequence MRNVLTISGLKGGTGKSVTALNLSASVALYGKKVLLVDCDPQACVSQWRKIDSNGNDHDLAQVLAGKISVPEAVSGTDIDGLYILPAGFDLFSISLKLTRRIDNEKLLRLVIDEIRHDYDIIILDAPSSCGYLSLAALTAADWLAAVVTPNNDWVSDFYSLMRIVRYIRRSHNIPLGVAGILFNRCNSEKQMENCSVPEVLEQIRPLIYKTMIPDDEILNKKQASLSPLSLYDIKAQASQAYLGIAREIICAFNLK is encoded by the coding sequence ATGAGAAATGTATTGACTATTTCAGGGCTGAAAGGCGGTACTGGCAAAAGTGTAACAGCCCTTAACCTATCGGCTTCTGTGGCACTTTATGGAAAAAAAGTACTGCTGGTTGACTGTGACCCCCAGGCATGTGTATCCCAATGGCGTAAAATTGATTCAAATGGGAATGATCATGACCTTGCACAGGTGCTGGCCGGAAAAATAAGCGTTCCTGAAGCCGTATCCGGCACTGATATTGACGGACTATATATCCTGCCTGCGGGCTTCGATCTTTTTTCCATATCCCTTAAACTGACCAGACGAATAGACAACGAAAAGCTTCTTCGTCTTGTTATTGATGAAATTAGGCATGACTACGACATAATTATTCTTGATGCACCTTCATCTTGCGGATATCTGAGCCTCGCCGCTTTGACGGCAGCCGACTGGCTTGCGGCAGTGGTCACCCCGAATAACGACTGGGTGAGTGATTTTTATTCACTGATGCGAATTGTCCGGTACATACGCCGATCCCACAATATACCCTTAGGCGTTGCAGGCATACTGTTCAACAGATGCAATAGTGAAAAACAGATGGAAAATTGTTCGGTTCCCGAAGTGTTGGAACAGATTCGTCCTCTGATATACAAAACCATGATCCCTGACGATGAAATACTTAACAAAAAACAGGCCTCCCTTAGTCCGCTGTCTTTGTACGACATTAAAGCGCAGGCGTCCCAGGCGTACCTTGGGATCGCCAGAGAGATCATCTGTGCATTCAATTTAAAATGA
- a CDS encoding DNA topoisomerase I, translating to MPEGSTTKRESVRKQLDEILAKEITAFIDIDSNMALMSFNLATISCLVISVDREREIKEYPDSPPERFTRKSFTSELVDIGLDQDDYLDHAISTVLGSGYITTLSNGEFKAEMPAFMMVGFLDSMFPGMQGLNLIAFILQINDEVNSGRKSLDLAKRSFETTLKTRGVSVTKDRAQERVTEMVKGVNKSVTVQSKQISARLKREKLNKLSLLMKFRKQRTDGYQEKVKIKNLFDKEPSPEEIEAEKQKARDAEEASLKAAELASKLAEKENRIKEAEAAAQTLAEKLKVIEEKEIVAEEARTKALEAQEKAEALAAREQEIAEKESRLLALEEEIKRREEEEAKKEDEAKELAEKQVKKARAEDDIESRIADFEQTLAMPCPLCRDGRIEEKTTDKGKIFYSCTQKDCRFVSWDKPYHFECPLCKNPYLIEYVTPAGTPGLKCPRASCTYSQNNLLAPVQHMAATAQTPPKKKKLVRRVKRRR from the coding sequence ATGCCGGAGGGCAGCACCACCAAGCGAGAGTCTGTCAGGAAGCAGTTGGATGAAATTCTAGCCAAGGAGATCACCGCGTTCATTGATATAGATTCCAATATGGCGCTGATGTCTTTCAACCTTGCCACCATCTCATGTCTCGTCATCAGCGTAGATCGGGAACGTGAAATCAAAGAGTATCCAGACTCTCCTCCGGAACGTTTCACCCGCAAAAGCTTTACGTCGGAACTTGTGGATATCGGACTTGATCAAGACGATTACCTTGACCATGCCATTTCCACCGTCCTGGGTTCCGGCTACATAACAACACTTTCTAATGGTGAGTTTAAAGCAGAAATGCCTGCATTTATGATGGTCGGTTTTTTAGACTCCATGTTTCCGGGCATGCAGGGCCTTAATCTGATTGCTTTTATCCTTCAAATAAATGACGAAGTCAATTCCGGCCGAAAAAGTCTTGACCTTGCAAAACGAAGCTTTGAAACAACGCTAAAAACTCGTGGCGTTTCGGTGACAAAAGACCGCGCACAGGAACGGGTAACCGAAATGGTCAAAGGAGTTAACAAGTCCGTCACGGTACAGTCAAAACAAATTTCAGCCCGGTTGAAGAGGGAAAAGCTCAACAAATTATCCCTGCTGATGAAATTCAGAAAACAGCGGACTGACGGCTATCAGGAAAAGGTCAAAATTAAAAATCTTTTTGACAAAGAGCCGAGCCCTGAAGAAATTGAAGCTGAAAAACAAAAAGCCAGGGACGCTGAAGAGGCATCTCTGAAAGCCGCAGAACTGGCAAGCAAGTTAGCGGAAAAAGAGAATAGAATAAAAGAAGCCGAGGCCGCTGCACAGACACTTGCAGAAAAACTTAAAGTTATTGAAGAAAAGGAAATAGTTGCTGAAGAAGCCAGGACCAAAGCCTTGGAAGCCCAAGAAAAAGCCGAAGCCCTTGCGGCAAGGGAACAGGAAATAGCTGAAAAGGAATCCAGGCTTTTAGCCCTTGAAGAAGAAATTAAGCGCAGAGAAGAAGAAGAGGCGAAAAAGGAAGACGAAGCCAAAGAACTCGCAGAAAAACAAGTAAAAAAGGCAAGAGCCGAAGATGATATTGAATCCAGAATCGCCGACTTTGAGCAGACCCTGGCCATGCCATGCCCTTTGTGCCGTGACGGCAGGATTGAAGAAAAGACCACGGACAAAGGAAAAATTTTTTACTCCTGCACCCAGAAGGATTGCCGATTCGTATCCTGGGATAAACCCTATCATTTTGAATGTCCATTGTGCAAAAACCCCTATTTAATCGAATATGTAACCCCTGCAGGCACCCCGGGACTTAAATGTCCCAGGGCTTCATGTACCTATTCCCAAAACAACCTGCTTGCACCCGTTCAGCACATGGCCGCAACTGCACAGACTCCCCCAAAAAAGAAAAAGCTGGTCAGACGCGTCAAACGACGGCGATGA
- a CDS encoding type II secretion system protein N, whose protein sequence is MKPIFSIILIGLIILVAFQVYALVNPAIDTPEGQLLSNNQKTDDTQTPSKASRFEPAKLNKVIEKVTQRNLFKVRVNGEHKKTPEPVNLNLEKTSLELTLLGTVTGQKKQDDWAVMQDIKTKQQELYQVDDKIQGATIKSILRNKVILTVNGKDQILEVNADPSPSQNRTRGFSGRQPMHPRHDIMDRPNMPDAVSQSNPWFKARPYVRNGEASGVMIYSIKKDSVFQLLGLRNGDIIQAVDDVEIQDIQDLENFDDSISDHSDITISILRRGKSKELVFSGQDNAYTINDVE, encoded by the coding sequence ATGAAGCCAATATTTTCCATAATTTTAATAGGTTTAATAATACTTGTGGCGTTCCAGGTATATGCCTTGGTCAATCCGGCGATTGATACACCAGAGGGACAACTGCTCTCAAATAACCAAAAGACAGACGATACCCAGACACCATCCAAGGCCAGTCGTTTTGAACCTGCCAAATTAAATAAAGTCATCGAAAAGGTTACCCAGCGAAATCTTTTCAAGGTAAGGGTAAACGGTGAACACAAAAAGACCCCTGAACCCGTGAACCTGAACCTTGAAAAAACCAGCCTGGAACTGACCCTTTTGGGCACGGTGACAGGGCAAAAAAAACAAGATGACTGGGCCGTAATGCAGGATATTAAAACAAAACAGCAGGAGCTATACCAGGTCGATGATAAAATCCAGGGTGCCACCATTAAATCCATATTACGAAACAAGGTTATTTTAACCGTAAACGGCAAGGATCAGATTCTTGAAGTGAATGCAGATCCGTCACCCTCACAAAACAGAACACGCGGCTTTTCCGGCAGACAACCCATGCATCCGCGGCATGATATCATGGATCGACCGAATATGCCTGATGCGGTATCCCAGTCAAATCCATGGTTTAAAGCCCGGCCCTATGTCAGAAACGGTGAAGCGTCAGGTGTTATGATTTACAGCATTAAAAAAGACTCCGTGTTTCAGCTGTTAGGCCTTCGAAACGGAGACATTATCCAGGCCGTAGACGACGTCGAAATTCAAGATATCCAGGATCTTGAAAATTTTGATGACAGCATCAGCGACCATTCAGATATTACCATTTCTATCCTCAGGCGTGGCAAATCCAAAGAACTGGTTTTTAGTGGACAGGATAACGCGTATACCATCAATGATGTTGAATAG
- the yidD gene encoding membrane protein insertion efficiency factor YidD: MKTSIILLFFFIFMLSALPKEIWAQDPTKNNRIDTNPIIQVYQAHISGIDGNRCPMYPHCSQYCAQAIRKHGFGLGWIMACDRLLRCGRDEVQLSPHVRMNGRELIFDPVSANDFWWFSPKPPAKETNLPGKKMFHSDSGRMSDVNPDQHK, from the coding sequence TTGAAAACATCTATTATTCTATTGTTTTTTTTCATTTTCATGTTAAGTGCGCTGCCTAAAGAAATTTGGGCCCAGGACCCAACCAAAAACAACAGAATAGACACTAATCCCATAATTCAAGTTTATCAGGCACACATATCCGGCATTGACGGCAATCGCTGTCCCATGTATCCGCACTGCTCCCAGTATTGTGCCCAGGCCATCCGAAAACACGGATTTGGCCTGGGCTGGATTATGGCCTGTGACCGTTTACTCAGATGCGGTAGGGATGAGGTTCAACTGTCTCCCCATGTCAGGATGAACGGACGCGAATTAATATTTGACCCGGTCAGCGCCAATGATTTCTGGTGGTTTTCACCCAAACCGCCTGCCAAGGAAACCAACTTACCTGGAAAAAAAATGTTCCACTCAGATTCCGGCCGGATGTCGGATGTGAATCCGGATCAACACAAGTGA